One genomic segment of Drosophila melanogaster chromosome 3L includes these proteins:
- the CG6149 gene encoding uncharacterized protein — protein sequence MERLNLSNRARLFFHLSATVHLGYAIYFDCRYAQLPQVAVTLRLEPPIGGKFKYMTFLCGLLQLGYYTLALTFDLLRLRSLRKLRDYIFATFAVPLALTVGLTFWTLFAIDREVIYPVLLDLVYPNWLNHTMHTFVVIYAFVELGITRHQYPKRSRGFTGLGAFMLGYLVWIHIVWFRTDIWVYPFLGGIAWQLRVIFFVLIMVLGFIYYLFGERVNNVLWQRSTGVHRWIDSH from the coding sequence ATGGAGCGACTTAATTTGTCGAACAGGGCTCGCCTGTTTTTCCACCTGTCGGCCACCGTTCACCTGGGCTATGCCATTTACTTTGACTGTCGGTATGCCCAGTTGCCACAAGTGGCGGTGACCCTGCGCCTGGAGCCACCGATTGGTGGCAAGTTTAAGTACATGACGTTTCTGTGCGGCCTTTTGCAGTTGGGGTACTATACACTGGCGCTGACCTTTGACCTCCTCCGATTGAGATCTCTAAGGAAGCTGCGAGACTACATCTTCGCCACCTTTGCCGTACCTCTGGCCCTTACGGTGGGTCTCACCTTTTGGACACTCTTCGCCATCGATCGGGAAGTGATATATCCGGTGCTTTTGGACCTGGTCTATCCCAATTGGCTGAACCACACCATGCACACCTTCGTCGTAATCTATGCCTTTGTGGAGTTGGGTATTACACGACATCAATATCCGAAACGCAGTCGAGGATTCACTGGACTGGGTGCCTTCATGTTGGGATATCTGGTGTGGATACATATCGTTTGGTTCCGGACCGACATCTGGGTGTATCCCTTTCTGGGCGGCATCGCCTGGCAGCTGAGAGTAATTTTCTTTGTCCTTATCATGGTCCTCGGATTCATTTACTATCTCTTCGGCGAGCGAGTTAATAACGTCTTGTGGCAGCGATCTACTGGTGTCCACAGATGGATCGATTCCCATTGA
- the CG7560 gene encoding uncharacterized protein has protein sequence MHAIQVPAGGSSPGAASYIPCVTFAPDQNESVVTKQRIGTLVAERTAQHRLFYGIEVMASDPSGRPTCLDFNHFLPLLPTFVSFVWLSQRYWDVEPVGQVESLQMAQHLATRIPVLPHVSAYRMSRQRLDQFLALNFSSLLAVRGDRVHEDQDFSISYPMVEQSIRQRGETISVCVGGYPEGYTSLGDIPQNSAKNMEFLKAKIDAGADCIITQLCYRPEVIVQFVKDCRAAGISVPIVVGLMSHESFRSYSMIEQITGVHLPDDLREQLDQLHSAHMKDMKSDQDLIRRFFVSLTVRTIRNVLDADVGVWGFHFFTLNRFKSVQAVLQELRDLDLLKDSEKDKKGYEK, from the exons ATGCATGCGATTCAAGTGCCCGCCGGTGGTTCGTCGCCTGGTGCTGCCTCCTACATTCCCTGCGTGACCTTTGCCCCCGATCAAAATGAATCCGTAGTGACGAAGCAGCGGATAGGAACGCTCGTGGCGGAGCGAACAGCCCAACATCGCCTCTTCTACGGCATCGAGGTGATGGCCAGCGATCCGAGTGGCCGGCCAACCTGCCTGGACTTTAATCACTTCCTGCCGCTCCTGCCCACCTTCGTGAGCTTCGTTTGGCTGAGTCAGCGGTACTGGGACGTGGAGCCAGTGGGTCAGGTGGAGAGCCTTCAGATGGCCCAACACCTGGCCACACGCATTCCCGTGCTGCCCCATGTGTCCGCCTATCGAATGAGTAGGCAGCGACTGGATCAGTTTTTGGCCCTCAACTTTAGCAGTCTTTTGGCCGTTCGAGGGGATCGAGTTCACGAGGATCAGGATTTCTCGATTAGCTACCCCATGGTGGAGCAATCGATACGGCAGAGGGGTG AAACAATATCAGTCTGTGTGGGTGGATATCCAGAGGGATACACTAGTTTAGGCGACATACCACAAAATTCAGCTAAGAACATGGAGTTTCTAAAGGCAAAG ATTGATGCTGGAGCAGATTGCATTATCACACAGTTATGCTACCGTCCCGAGGTCATAGTGCAATTTGTGAAGGACTGTCGAGCAGCTGGAATCTCGGTACCCATTGTTGTGGGACTGATGTCGCATGAATCCTTTCGCTCCTACTCAATGATCGAGCAAATAACCGGCGTCCATCTGCCAGATGATTTGCGAGAGCAACTCGATCAGCTGCATAGTGCCCATATGAAGGATATGAAGTCTGACCAAGATCTGATAAGAAGGTTCTTTGTTAGCCTCACCGTCCGAACGATTCGTAATGTTTTGGATGCCGATGTGGGGGTTTGGGGCTTCCACTTCTTCACACTCAACCGCTTTAAGTCCGTCCAGGCTGTGCTGCAAGAACTTCGAGATCTGGATCTGTTAAAGGATTCTGAAAAGGATAAGAAAGGCTACGAAAAGTGA